One region of Juglans microcarpa x Juglans regia isolate MS1-56 chromosome 7S, Jm3101_v1.0, whole genome shotgun sequence genomic DNA includes:
- the LOC121240392 gene encoding B3 domain-containing transcription repressor VAL1-like isoform X1 yields the protein MGPKICMNASCGATSTLEWKTGWPLRSGGFADLCHNCGSAYEDLVFCDMFHSEETGWRECSLCNKRVHCGCIISKPSYECLDFGGVGCISCAKGPGLYPIWRGEFPNGFGSLTVKNAGDSLSPPVEKRLVTGDEGKLMQLCRIVEEANEPNLLPKSQRGEANGSQVGTGFSSVIQPSVGLVTFAKPDNSRQILEGKDVQESLAQPPLNMSLGTPNFVLPFSSGVVDGREQSKTSSPCQQGQRSRPILPKPMKTGLTASSETNKSVVQMRIARPPTEGRGKNQLLPRYWPRITDQELEQLSGDLNSTIVPLFEKVLSASDAGRIGRLVLPKACAEAYFPPISQSEGLPLRIQDVKGNDWTFQFRFWPNNNSRMYVLEGVTPCIQSMQLQAGDTVTFSRIDPGGKLVMGFRKASNTEDTQDAQTSALLSDTLSRETSFSGVIENLPSGSVFSGLFQTMKGSKEHHQNASCENLNLVDEDIALHNSDNYRGRMNEDSPRQPRQIPEKKRMRNIGSKSKRLLMYSEEALELRFTWEEAQDLLRPPPSLKPSIVTIEGHDFEEYDEPPVFGKRTVYTILPSRGREQWAQCDDCSKWRRLPVDVLLPPKWVCSENVWDSSRCSCSDPEEISLKQLENFLKASKGSKILPDFFQPSVKSSSDFKKRRSAESHKSVQECEPSGLDALASAAVLGENVGDTGEPSVGATTKHPRHRPGCTCIVCIQPPSGKGKHKSTCTCNVCMTVKRRFKTLMLRKKKSQSEGAETAQKDDDYNRDESEMNGPSRDGHLPMIYLGNEASHSGNQAEEAESSNGKLDLNCHPNRDDMQLDLEVPGMSLLSLVQAASLPLEDFMKQRRVPSLTCEQQGSPGIYTLVTEENERPLLNEGGLASDVWERESSRDHGGYHESH from the exons ATGGGGCCAAAGATTTGCATGAATGCTTCATGCGGAGCAACCTCCACGCTTGAATGGAAGACAGGCTGGCCTCTGCGATCCGGTGGATTCGCCGATCTCTGTCACAACTGCGG ATCTGCCTATGAGGATCTGGTTTTCTGTGATATGTTCCACTCAGAGGAAACTGGTTGGAGGGAATGCAGTTTATGCAACAAG CGTGTACACTGTGGTTGCATAATATCTAAGCCTTCGTATGAGTGCCTGGACTTTGGGGGCGTTGGGTGTATTAGCTGTGCAAAGGGCCCTGGACTTTATCCG ATCTGGAGGGGTGAATTTCCTAATGGATTTGGTTCATTGACTGTAAAAAATGCTGGTGATTCACTCTCCCCTCCTGTTGAGAAAAGATTGGTCACTGGCGATGAGGGAAAACTTATGCAATTGTGCAGAATAGTTGAAGAAGCTAATGAACCAAACCTCTTGCCTAAATCTCAGAGAGGTGAAGCAAATGGATCTCAAGTTGGCACGGGCTTTTCAAGTGTGATTCAACCATCTGTTGGATTAGTAACATTTGCCAAACCAGACAATAGTAGACAAATATTAGAGGGTAAAGATGTGCAAGAATCACTAGCTCAGCCTCCTTTGAATATGAGCTTGGGAACTCCAAATTTTGTGCTTCCCTTTTCTAGTGGGGTTGTAGATGGGAGGGAGCAGAGCAAAACATCTTCTCCCTGCCAACAAGGGCAAAGATCTCGCCCTATACTGCCAAAACCAATGAAAACGGGCCTCACTGCAAGTTCAGAGACAAATAAAAGTGTGGTTCAGATGCGAATTGCTAGGCCTCCTACTGAAGGACGGGGGAAAAATCAGTTACTTCCCCGATACTGGCCAAGGATTACTGACCAAGAGCTGGAGCAATTATCCGGAGA tttgaattctactattgtgCCATTGTTTGAGAAAGTGCTTAGTGCCAGTGATGCTGGTCGGATTGGTCGTTTGGTTCTCCCAAAGGCATGTGCTGAA GCTTATTTTCCTCCCATTTCTCAATCAGAAGGCCTGCCTTTAAGGATTCAAGATGTGAAGGGGAATGACTGGACATTTCAGTTCAGATTTTGGCCCAATAACAACAGCAGGATGTATGTTTTAGAGGGTGTTACCCCTTGCATACAGTCTATGCAATTACAAGCGGGTGACACTG TAACATTTAGTCGGATAGATCCTGGAGGCAAACTTGTCATGGGGTTTCGAAAGGCATCAAACACTGAAGATACACAG GATGCTCAGACATCTGCCCTTCTCAGTGACACACTTTCTAGGGAAACATCCTTTTCTGGTGTTATTGAGAACCTGCCTTCAGGAAGTGTTTTCTCTGGGCTTTTCCAAACAATGAAAGGAAGCAAGGAGCATCATCAAAATGCTTCCtgtgaaaatttgaatttagtGGATGAGGATATCGCATTGCATAATAGTGATAACTATAGGGGCAGGATGAATGAAGATTCACCACGGCAGCCAAGGCAAATTCCAGAGAAAAAGAGGATGCGGAATATTGGATCTAAAAGTAAGAGGCTACTAATGTATAGTGAAGAGGCTCTGGAGCTGAGATTTACATGGGAAGAAGCCCAAGACTTGCTTCGTCCACCCCCAAGTTTGAAGCCTAGCATTGTTACTATTGAGGGCCATGATTTCGAAGAATATGAC GAACCACCGGTTTTTGGAAAGAGGACTGTTTACACTATCCTGCCATCCAG GGGACGGGAACAGTGGGCTCAGTGTGATGATTGCTCCAAATGGCGAAGGTTACCTGTGGATGTTCTTCTACCTCCAAAGTGGGTGTGTTCAGAAAATGTTTGGGATTCAAGCAG GTGCTCCTGCTCTGATCCAGAGGAGATCAGTCTAAAGCAATTGGAGAATTTTCTGAAAGCAAGCAAAG GTTCCAAAATACTTCCTGATTTCTTTCAACCGTCTGTAAAATCTTCTTCAGATTTCAAGAAGCGGAGAAGTGCAGAAAGCCATAAGTCAGTCCAGGAATGTGAGCCTTCTGGCTTGGATGCTTTGGCCAGTGCTGCAGTTCTGGGAGAGAACGTGGGTGATACAGGTGAACCGTCAGTTGGAGCCACTACCAAGCATCCCCGACACCGCCCTGGCTGCACTTGTATTGTTTGCATCCAGCCCCCAAGTGGGAAGGGCAAGCACAAGTCCACATGCACTTGTAATGTTTGCATGACCGTAAAGCGCAGGTTTAAAACCCTAATGCTGCGCAAGAAGAAAAGTCAATCAGAGGGAGCAGAGACTGCCCAGAAGGATGATGACTACAATAGAGATGAATCAGAAATGAATGGTCCATCAAGAGATGGACATTTGCCTATGATTTATCTGGGGAATGAAGCAAGCCACAGCGGAAATCAAGCTGAGGAGGCTGAGAGCAGTAATGGGAAATTAGACCTCAATTGCCATCCCAACCGTGATGACATGCAACTGGATCTGGAAGTACCAGGAATGAGTCTGCTGAGCCTTGTTCAAGCAGCTAGCCTTCCATTAGAGGATTTTATGAAGCAACGAAGAGTCCCAAGCTTGACATGTGAGCAACAGGGTAGTCCGGGTATATACACACTAGTTACCGAAGAAAACGAGAGACCTCTGTTGAATGAAGGGGGCCTTGCATCTGACGTTTGGGAGCGTGAAAGTAGTAGAGATCATGGTGGTTATCACGAGTCCCATTAA
- the LOC121240392 gene encoding B3 domain-containing transcription repressor VAL1-like isoform X2 has translation MGPKICMNASCGATSTLEWKTGWPLRSGGFADLCHNCGSAYEDLVFCDMFHSEETGWRECSLCNKRVHCGCIISKPSYECLDFGGVGCISCAKGPGLYPIWRGEFPNGFGSLTVKNAGDSLSPPVEKRLVTGDEGKLMQLCRIVEEANEPNLLPKSQRGEANGSQVGTGFSSVIQPSVGLVTFAKPDNSRQILEGKDVQESLAQPPLNMSLGTPNFVLPFSSGVVDGREQSKTSSPCQQGQRSRPILPKPMKTGLTASSETNKSVVQMRIARPPTEGRGKNQLLPRYWPRITDQELEQLSGDLNSTIVPLFEKVLSASDAGRIGRLVLPKACAEAYFPPISQSEGLPLRIQDVKGNDWTFQFRFWPNNNSRMYVLEGVTPCIQSMQLQAGDTVTFSRIDPGGKLVMGFRKASNTEDTQDAQTSALLSDTLSRETSFSGVIENLPSGSVFSGLFQTMKGSKEHHQNASCENLNLVDEDIALHNSDNYRGRMNEDSPRQPRQIPEKKRMRNIGSKSKRLLMYSEEALELRFTWEEAQDLLRPPPSLKPSIVTIEGHDFEEYDEPPVFGKRTVYTILPSRGREQWAQCDDCSKWRRLPVDVLLPPKWVCSENVWDSSRCSCSDPEEISLKQLENFLKASKDFKKRRSAESHKSVQECEPSGLDALASAAVLGENVGDTGEPSVGATTKHPRHRPGCTCIVCIQPPSGKGKHKSTCTCNVCMTVKRRFKTLMLRKKKSQSEGAETAQKDDDYNRDESEMNGPSRDGHLPMIYLGNEASHSGNQAEEAESSNGKLDLNCHPNRDDMQLDLEVPGMSLLSLVQAASLPLEDFMKQRRVPSLTCEQQGSPGIYTLVTEENERPLLNEGGLASDVWERESSRDHGGYHESH, from the exons ATGGGGCCAAAGATTTGCATGAATGCTTCATGCGGAGCAACCTCCACGCTTGAATGGAAGACAGGCTGGCCTCTGCGATCCGGTGGATTCGCCGATCTCTGTCACAACTGCGG ATCTGCCTATGAGGATCTGGTTTTCTGTGATATGTTCCACTCAGAGGAAACTGGTTGGAGGGAATGCAGTTTATGCAACAAG CGTGTACACTGTGGTTGCATAATATCTAAGCCTTCGTATGAGTGCCTGGACTTTGGGGGCGTTGGGTGTATTAGCTGTGCAAAGGGCCCTGGACTTTATCCG ATCTGGAGGGGTGAATTTCCTAATGGATTTGGTTCATTGACTGTAAAAAATGCTGGTGATTCACTCTCCCCTCCTGTTGAGAAAAGATTGGTCACTGGCGATGAGGGAAAACTTATGCAATTGTGCAGAATAGTTGAAGAAGCTAATGAACCAAACCTCTTGCCTAAATCTCAGAGAGGTGAAGCAAATGGATCTCAAGTTGGCACGGGCTTTTCAAGTGTGATTCAACCATCTGTTGGATTAGTAACATTTGCCAAACCAGACAATAGTAGACAAATATTAGAGGGTAAAGATGTGCAAGAATCACTAGCTCAGCCTCCTTTGAATATGAGCTTGGGAACTCCAAATTTTGTGCTTCCCTTTTCTAGTGGGGTTGTAGATGGGAGGGAGCAGAGCAAAACATCTTCTCCCTGCCAACAAGGGCAAAGATCTCGCCCTATACTGCCAAAACCAATGAAAACGGGCCTCACTGCAAGTTCAGAGACAAATAAAAGTGTGGTTCAGATGCGAATTGCTAGGCCTCCTACTGAAGGACGGGGGAAAAATCAGTTACTTCCCCGATACTGGCCAAGGATTACTGACCAAGAGCTGGAGCAATTATCCGGAGA tttgaattctactattgtgCCATTGTTTGAGAAAGTGCTTAGTGCCAGTGATGCTGGTCGGATTGGTCGTTTGGTTCTCCCAAAGGCATGTGCTGAA GCTTATTTTCCTCCCATTTCTCAATCAGAAGGCCTGCCTTTAAGGATTCAAGATGTGAAGGGGAATGACTGGACATTTCAGTTCAGATTTTGGCCCAATAACAACAGCAGGATGTATGTTTTAGAGGGTGTTACCCCTTGCATACAGTCTATGCAATTACAAGCGGGTGACACTG TAACATTTAGTCGGATAGATCCTGGAGGCAAACTTGTCATGGGGTTTCGAAAGGCATCAAACACTGAAGATACACAG GATGCTCAGACATCTGCCCTTCTCAGTGACACACTTTCTAGGGAAACATCCTTTTCTGGTGTTATTGAGAACCTGCCTTCAGGAAGTGTTTTCTCTGGGCTTTTCCAAACAATGAAAGGAAGCAAGGAGCATCATCAAAATGCTTCCtgtgaaaatttgaatttagtGGATGAGGATATCGCATTGCATAATAGTGATAACTATAGGGGCAGGATGAATGAAGATTCACCACGGCAGCCAAGGCAAATTCCAGAGAAAAAGAGGATGCGGAATATTGGATCTAAAAGTAAGAGGCTACTAATGTATAGTGAAGAGGCTCTGGAGCTGAGATTTACATGGGAAGAAGCCCAAGACTTGCTTCGTCCACCCCCAAGTTTGAAGCCTAGCATTGTTACTATTGAGGGCCATGATTTCGAAGAATATGAC GAACCACCGGTTTTTGGAAAGAGGACTGTTTACACTATCCTGCCATCCAG GGGACGGGAACAGTGGGCTCAGTGTGATGATTGCTCCAAATGGCGAAGGTTACCTGTGGATGTTCTTCTACCTCCAAAGTGGGTGTGTTCAGAAAATGTTTGGGATTCAAGCAG GTGCTCCTGCTCTGATCCAGAGGAGATCAGTCTAAAGCAATTGGAGAATTTTCTGAAAGCAAGCAAAG ATTTCAAGAAGCGGAGAAGTGCAGAAAGCCATAAGTCAGTCCAGGAATGTGAGCCTTCTGGCTTGGATGCTTTGGCCAGTGCTGCAGTTCTGGGAGAGAACGTGGGTGATACAGGTGAACCGTCAGTTGGAGCCACTACCAAGCATCCCCGACACCGCCCTGGCTGCACTTGTATTGTTTGCATCCAGCCCCCAAGTGGGAAGGGCAAGCACAAGTCCACATGCACTTGTAATGTTTGCATGACCGTAAAGCGCAGGTTTAAAACCCTAATGCTGCGCAAGAAGAAAAGTCAATCAGAGGGAGCAGAGACTGCCCAGAAGGATGATGACTACAATAGAGATGAATCAGAAATGAATGGTCCATCAAGAGATGGACATTTGCCTATGATTTATCTGGGGAATGAAGCAAGCCACAGCGGAAATCAAGCTGAGGAGGCTGAGAGCAGTAATGGGAAATTAGACCTCAATTGCCATCCCAACCGTGATGACATGCAACTGGATCTGGAAGTACCAGGAATGAGTCTGCTGAGCCTTGTTCAAGCAGCTAGCCTTCCATTAGAGGATTTTATGAAGCAACGAAGAGTCCCAAGCTTGACATGTGAGCAACAGGGTAGTCCGGGTATATACACACTAGTTACCGAAGAAAACGAGAGACCTCTGTTGAATGAAGGGGGCCTTGCATCTGACGTTTGGGAGCGTGAAAGTAGTAGAGATCATGGTGGTTATCACGAGTCCCATTAA
- the LOC121240425 gene encoding LOW QUALITY PROTEIN: transcription factor RF2b-like (The sequence of the model RefSeq protein was modified relative to this genomic sequence to represent the inferred CDS: inserted 1 base in 1 codon) — MSSTPSNGLDEGITPMSMSVQTQDPPSKPIPSSNPIPTHNNAAPPPPTPPPQTASETFGNMTAGTHHRRAHSEVSFRLPEDMADLSPSDPLNGGGGGGGGGGSSTASLEEMGSEDDLFSTYIDVDKLGTDQSGGEGNGGERSGNRTRHRHSSSVDGSSTTTSSAGVFGXIMEAKKAMPPDKLAELWSLDPKRAKRILANRQSAARSKERKARYILELERKVQTLQTEATTLSAQLTLFQRDTTGLSTENTELKLRLQAMEQQAQLRDALNEALKKEVERLKVVTGELMSPSESFNLGMHQMPYTPSTFFPIPQQPGAAGHQNMQFPFNHPQSSMSTHQLHQSNSHPLSEMMQNDPLGRLQGLDISGKGPSLVKSEGPSLSASGSNSTF; from the exons ATGTCTTCGACACCCTCAAATGGTTTAGACGAAGGCATCACACCAATGTCAATGTCCGTACAAACGCAAGATCCACCCTCAAAACCTATTCCCAGTTCCAATCCCATTCCTACCCACAACAATGccgctcctcctcctcctactcctcCTCCCCAGACAGCGTCGGAGACGTTTGGGAACATGACGGCTGGGACCCACCACAGGAGGGCACATTCGGAGGTCAGCTTCAGGCTGCCCGAAGATATGGCGGATCTCTCGCCTTCCGATCCGCTCAACGGCGGCGGAGGAGGCGGAGGTGGAGGTGGGTCGTCCACGGCCAGCCTTGAGGAGATGGGATCGGAGGACGACCTTTTCTCCACCTACATTGACGTCGACAAGCTTGGTACGGATCAGAGTGGCGGTGAGGGCAATGGAGGAGAGAGGAGTGGGAATCGGACGAGGCATAGGCATAGCAGCTCCGTCGATGGGTCCTCCACTACGACTTCGTCCGCCGGTGTTTTTG AGATTATGGAGGCCAAGAAGGCCATGCCTCCTGATAAGCTTGCGGAGCTCTGGAGCCTCGATCCTAAGCGTGCCAAaag GATATTGGCAAATCGCCAGTCTGCTGCCCGCTCAAAAGAGAGAAAGGCCCGTTATATACTAGAACTTGAGCGCAAGGTTCAGACCCTTCAGACAGAGGCCACCACTCTTTCTGCCCAACTCACACTATTCCAG AGGGACACAACTGGTTTGAGTACCGAAAACACAGAGCTTAAGCTTCGCTTACAAGCTATGGAGCAACAGGCTCAGTTGCGTGACG CTCTGAATGAAGCACTTAAGAAGGAAGTTGAGAGGCTCAAGGTTGTCACTGGGGAATTAATGAGCCCTTCAGAGTCATTTAACTTGGGAATGCACCAAATGCCATACACCCCATCAACATTTTTCCCAATTCCACAACAACCAGGAGCTGCTGGCCACCAGAACATGCAATTTCCATTCAATCACCCCCAATCTAGCATGTCAACTCACCAACTGCATCAATCAAATTCTCATCCACTCTCAGAAATGATGCAGAATGACCCCCTTGGCCGATTGCAGGGGCTTGACATTAGTGGCAAAGGACCATCTCTTGTGAAGTCTGAAGGCCCCTCGCTTTCTGCGAGTGGAAGTAACTCCACATTTTGA
- the LOC121240398 gene encoding uncharacterized protein LOC121240398 isoform X2: MDADICRWIAEFLLRNTVQDHAIKKLLQVLPVSTDSRFKKTVLLRTIQADISDASLTETTLDKLEMMEQYDRDDGIEISDLLKTAYCAVAVECAVKHLEGSPHGLGKYFEAVKRVFRDRVGDLERLGKSELVTGELRRLGDELEAAIGDANLARRLLKVNTRNRALEAVRVYLEQAWVLLDPPFLMLAAVLTEPSAVQTVDRTEGEPAAKNASNAGQHAIELTGKKMNRVEEVGLRTTNLDELATRMVDQVEEVAVGTPNAGLAAKPVNQVAKVAAGTPNVGDLAAKLVNGVGGELAPGNMPNASPDVCELTANTVNQGEEVAGNIPNANDLAVHTENRVEGELVVNTPSVDQDVGELGVKAANRVAMNTLNGDELAPKTVNQFEELVARFSNPGQELRENDRPESCDGEEKRSVALPSGSWGSIIRDRATDGRENGIQRGYVLPRRKPAVWHKRSKGGVKITDTEEVDTNLSYSKYDSLTTPEVNKVREALKSSSLELQAVVKDPLPDALRFAETVISDKVTKDNEHEPSVENQSERGGDPPNPSFKKSIEPAEINDCTCENQSCSHQGNAPQPSLMERNSTAHTCEWEDSIEDSPEGMTNHTGRLHLPSPRRKNVLPLQKFENENFPKRRKIKRWSLLEEDTLRTGVQKYGKGNWKLILNCYREIFEERTEVDLKDKWRNMTRS, encoded by the exons ATGGACGCGGATATTTGCCGGTGGATTGCGGAATTCTTGCTGCGAAACACGGTGCAAGACCATGCGATCAAGAAGCTCCTCCAAGTCCTGCCGGTCTCGACCGACTCGCGCTTCAAGAAGACGGTGCTCCTACGCACGATCCAGGCCGATATATCGGACGCTTCGTTGACCGAGACGACCCTCGATAAGCTGGAAATGATGGAGCAGTACGACCGGGACGACGGGATCGAGATCTCGGACTTGCTGAAAACGGCATATTGCGCCGTCGCGGTGGAGTGCGCGGTGAAACACCTGGAGGGGAGCCCCCATGGTCTCGGGAAGTACTTCGAGGCGGTGAAGAGGGTTTTTAGGGACAGAGTCGGTGATTTGGAGAGGTTGGGGAAGAGTGAGTTGGTTACAGGTGAGTTGAGGCGGTTGGGGGACGAATTGGAGGCGGCAATTGGGGACGCCAATTTAGCGAGGAGGCTGTTGAAGGTGAATACGAGGAACCGGGCTTTGGAAGCGGTTAGGGTTTACTTGGAGCAGGCATGGGTGCTTCTGGATCCTCCGTTTCTCATGTTGGCTGCGGTGCTGACCGAGCCCTCGGCTGTTCAGA CGGTGGACCGGACTGAAGGAGAGCCGGCGGCAAAGAATGCATCTAATGCTGGTCAGCATGCGATTGAATTAACTGGGAAGAAGATGAACCGGGTTGAGGAAGTGGGGCTAAGGACGACTAATTTGGATGAATTGGCTACAAGGATGGTGGATCAGGTTGAAGAGGTGGCGGTGGGTACGCCTAATGCGGGTTTGGCTGCAAAGCCGGTGAACCAGGTTGCAAAGGTGGCTGCTGGTACGCCAAATGTGGGTGATTTAGCCGCGAAGCTGGTAAACGGTGTTGGAGGAGAGCTGGCGCCAGGTAATATGCCTAATGCTAGTCCGGATGTGTGTGAATTGACTGCAAATACCGTGAACCAGGGTGAAGAAGTGGCGGGGAATATACCCAATGCCAATGACTTGGCTGTGCATACGGAAAATCGGGTGGAGGGAGAGCTGGTGGTGAATACACCCAGTGTGGACCAGGATGTGGGCGAATTAGGTGTGAAGGCGGCTAATCGGGTGGCGATGAATACACTAAATGGGGATGAATTGGCGCCAAAGACGGTCAACCAGTTTGAAGAGTTGGTGGCGAGATTTTCAAATCCGGGTCAGGAGTTGCGCGAAAATGATAGGCCTGAGTCGTGCGATGGAGAGGAAAAAAGATCGGTAGCTTTGCCGAGTGGAAGTTGGGGCTCCATTATCAGGGATAGAGCCACTGATGGGAGAGAGAATG GGATACAGCGGGGGTATGTGCTGCCTAGGCGCAAGCCTGCTGTGTGGCATAAACGCTCAAAAGGAGGAGTTAAGATTACAGATACTGAGGAAGTGGACACTAACTTATCATATAGCAAATATGATTCCTTGACTACCCCTGAAGTTAATAAAGTACGAGAAGCACTTAAATCCAGTTCTTTAGAATTGCAAGCAGTGGTGAAGGACCCTCTTCCTGATGCATTGCGGTTCGCTGAAACTGTAATTTCTGACAAGGTGACAAAAGATAATGAGCATGAACCTTCTGTAGAAAATCAGAGTGAGAGAGGCGGAGATCCACCCAATCCATCTTTTAAAAAGAGCATTGAACCTGCAGAAATTAATGACTGTACTTGTGAAAACCAGTCCTGCAGTCATCAGGGCAATGCTCCTCAACCAAGCTTAATGGAACGGAATAGCACTGCTCATACCTGTGAG TGGGAGGATTCAATAGAGGACTCACCCGAAGGAATGACCAATCATACAGGTAGACTTCACTTACCAAGCCCAAGGAGAAAGAATGTTTTGCCTTTACAGAAGTTTGAGAATGAAAACTTTcctaaaaggagaaaaataaagagatggaGCTTGTTGGAGGAAGACACTTTAAGAACTGGTGTGCAGAA GTACGGTAAAGGAAACTGGAAGCTCATCTTGAATTGCTACCGAGAAATTTTTGAAGAGAGGACAGAG GTTGATCTAAAGGACAAGTGGAGGAACATGACTCGGTCCTGA
- the LOC121240398 gene encoding uncharacterized protein LOC121240398 isoform X1, whose amino-acid sequence MDADICRWIAEFLLRNTVQDHAIKKLLQVLPVSTDSRFKKTVLLRTIQADISDASLTETTLDKLEMMEQYDRDDGIEISDLLKTAYCAVAVECAVKHLEGSPHGLGKYFEAVKRVFRDRVGDLERLGKSELVTGELRRLGDELEAAIGDANLARRLLKVNTRNRALEAVRVYLEQAWVLLDPPFLMLAAVLTEPSAVQTVDRTEGEPAAKNASNAGQHAIELTGKKMNRVEEVGLRTTNLDELATRMVDQVEEVAVGTPNAGLAAKPVNQVAKVAAGTPNVGDLAAKLVNGVGGELAPGNMPNASPDVCELTANTVNQGEEVAGNIPNANDLAVHTENRVEGELVVNTPSVDQDVGELGVKAANRVAMNTLNGDELAPKTVNQFEELVARFSNPGQELRENDRPESCDGEEKRSVALPSGSWGSIIRDRATDGRENGIQRGYVLPRRKPAVWHKRSKGGVKITDTEEVDTNLSYSKYDSLTTPEVNKVREALKSSSLELQAVVKDPLPDALRFAETVISDKVTKDNEHEPSVENQSERGGDPPNPSFKKSIEPAEINDCTCENQSCSHQGNAPQPSLMERNSTAHTCEWEDSIEDSPEGMTNHTGRLHLPSPRRKNVLPLQKFENENFPKRRKIKRWSLLEEDTLRTGVQKYGKGNWKLILNCYREIFEERTEVDLKDKWRNMTRS is encoded by the exons ATGGACGCGGATATTTGCCGGTGGATTGCGGAATTCTTGCTGCGAAACACGGTGCAAGACCATGCGATCAAGAAGCTCCTCCAAGTCCTGCCGGTCTCGACCGACTCGCGCTTCAAGAAGACGGTGCTCCTACGCACGATCCAGGCCGATATATCGGACGCTTCGTTGACCGAGACGACCCTCGATAAGCTGGAAATGATGGAGCAGTACGACCGGGACGACGGGATCGAGATCTCGGACTTGCTGAAAACGGCATATTGCGCCGTCGCGGTGGAGTGCGCGGTGAAACACCTGGAGGGGAGCCCCCATGGTCTCGGGAAGTACTTCGAGGCGGTGAAGAGGGTTTTTAGGGACAGAGTCGGTGATTTGGAGAGGTTGGGGAAGAGTGAGTTGGTTACAGGTGAGTTGAGGCGGTTGGGGGACGAATTGGAGGCGGCAATTGGGGACGCCAATTTAGCGAGGAGGCTGTTGAAGGTGAATACGAGGAACCGGGCTTTGGAAGCGGTTAGGGTTTACTTGGAGCAGGCATGGGTGCTTCTGGATCCTCCGTTTCTCATGTTGGCTGCGGTGCTGACCGAGCCCTCGGCTGTTC AGACGGTGGACCGGACTGAAGGAGAGCCGGCGGCAAAGAATGCATCTAATGCTGGTCAGCATGCGATTGAATTAACTGGGAAGAAGATGAACCGGGTTGAGGAAGTGGGGCTAAGGACGACTAATTTGGATGAATTGGCTACAAGGATGGTGGATCAGGTTGAAGAGGTGGCGGTGGGTACGCCTAATGCGGGTTTGGCTGCAAAGCCGGTGAACCAGGTTGCAAAGGTGGCTGCTGGTACGCCAAATGTGGGTGATTTAGCCGCGAAGCTGGTAAACGGTGTTGGAGGAGAGCTGGCGCCAGGTAATATGCCTAATGCTAGTCCGGATGTGTGTGAATTGACTGCAAATACCGTGAACCAGGGTGAAGAAGTGGCGGGGAATATACCCAATGCCAATGACTTGGCTGTGCATACGGAAAATCGGGTGGAGGGAGAGCTGGTGGTGAATACACCCAGTGTGGACCAGGATGTGGGCGAATTAGGTGTGAAGGCGGCTAATCGGGTGGCGATGAATACACTAAATGGGGATGAATTGGCGCCAAAGACGGTCAACCAGTTTGAAGAGTTGGTGGCGAGATTTTCAAATCCGGGTCAGGAGTTGCGCGAAAATGATAGGCCTGAGTCGTGCGATGGAGAGGAAAAAAGATCGGTAGCTTTGCCGAGTGGAAGTTGGGGCTCCATTATCAGGGATAGAGCCACTGATGGGAGAGAGAATG GGATACAGCGGGGGTATGTGCTGCCTAGGCGCAAGCCTGCTGTGTGGCATAAACGCTCAAAAGGAGGAGTTAAGATTACAGATACTGAGGAAGTGGACACTAACTTATCATATAGCAAATATGATTCCTTGACTACCCCTGAAGTTAATAAAGTACGAGAAGCACTTAAATCCAGTTCTTTAGAATTGCAAGCAGTGGTGAAGGACCCTCTTCCTGATGCATTGCGGTTCGCTGAAACTGTAATTTCTGACAAGGTGACAAAAGATAATGAGCATGAACCTTCTGTAGAAAATCAGAGTGAGAGAGGCGGAGATCCACCCAATCCATCTTTTAAAAAGAGCATTGAACCTGCAGAAATTAATGACTGTACTTGTGAAAACCAGTCCTGCAGTCATCAGGGCAATGCTCCTCAACCAAGCTTAATGGAACGGAATAGCACTGCTCATACCTGTGAG TGGGAGGATTCAATAGAGGACTCACCCGAAGGAATGACCAATCATACAGGTAGACTTCACTTACCAAGCCCAAGGAGAAAGAATGTTTTGCCTTTACAGAAGTTTGAGAATGAAAACTTTcctaaaaggagaaaaataaagagatggaGCTTGTTGGAGGAAGACACTTTAAGAACTGGTGTGCAGAA GTACGGTAAAGGAAACTGGAAGCTCATCTTGAATTGCTACCGAGAAATTTTTGAAGAGAGGACAGAG GTTGATCTAAAGGACAAGTGGAGGAACATGACTCGGTCCTGA